The sequence GGAGCTCAAGGGGCGCTATTCTACCCCTCTATGGCATGCAGGGGGGTTATTCTACTCCTCTATGGGGCTCAGGGGGGGCTATTCTACCCCTCTGTGGGTCTCAGGGGGGCTATTCTACCCCTCCATGGGGCTCAGGGGGGGCTATTCCCCCTCTATGGGTCTCAGGGGGGGCTATTCTACCCCTCCATGGGGCTCGGGGGGGGCTATTCCCCCTCTGTGGGGCTCAGGGGGAGCTATTCTATCCCTCTATGGGGCTCAGGGGTGGCTATTCCCGCCTCTATGGGGCTCAGGGGGGGATATTCCCCTCCTGTATAGGGCTCGGGGGGGCTATTCCCCCCCTCTACGGGGCTCAGGGGGGGCTATTCTACCCCTCTATGGGGCTCAGCGGGGGCTATCCCCCTCCATGGGGCTCAGAGCTGTCACATTCCACAGGGAATGCTCCGGTCTCGTCCTGCTGTCCGGCTGCCATCGCACCACCgaggagctgcagcagttctTCACCGGTGCCCGCCAGCGAGGCCAGTACCCAGCCACATACCGGTGAGTCCCCGGGGTGTCACCATGGcaccatgggggggggggtcccatcCCCTCCTCACCCCCTTTCTCCCCACAGCGCCGTCACTGTGGGGGTCCCAGCAGAGCCGGAGGGCGAGATCCGCAccgggctgtgctggcagcagcagggtgacACCGCTGTGGTAAGGGGGTGCCGGGGGGCTGCGGGCACGGGGGAGTGACCCGCAGTGGGGCGAGGGGCTGAAGGCTTTGGTGGTGCCGCAGGTGGTGCCGGTGCTGGCGCCGGGACGGGGCAGGCTGGCCAGGAAGGAGGTGAAGAACACGCTGACACGGTACCGGGTGCTGGGCGCCGCGGGGGGCTGcgccctgctccagctccagcccaagACGGGTGAGTGGCACCCCAAAACCgctccctgtgccccccacACCAACACGATCCCACCGCTCTTCCCGCTGCCTTCCAGCCTTCCCGGAGCAGCTCCCGGTGCACCTGACGCTGCTGCTGTGCCCGGCCCTGGGTGACCACCAGCACTCGTCCCGGGTGGGCAAGGTGCTGGGGGtgcccttcctcctgccccccgAGCCCACCCCGACCCGCACACAGGTACATGGCCGCAGTAAGGACTGGTGGGGGGGCTCCGCACAGCCCCCAGGACCCCACTGAGCTGCTGCCCCCATTGCAGATGCTGGACGAGGCGCTGCTGCAGCGGTTGGGGCTCTCCCCACGGCAGCTCCGGCACCTCCCGCTCCACATCcacctgcaggagctggtgctgccgCAGGGCCCGATCCGTGCCCCACCGCCACCCCCCTTCCTGCGCACCTTGCAGCGCCTGGGGCTGCCTGGGCACTCGGAGCTGTAGCACCCAGCGGGGGGACCCCCAACCTACTGCCTTGTGCCACCCCATTAAATCCCCACCTCTCGCTGTGGTGTCTCAGCACCCTTCTCCTGGGGACACATCACCGCCGTCCCCGCACCGGTGACACCAGTGCCTGACCTGGTTCCCAGTGCTGGGGCGCAGCGGTGCCACCTCCGCCACGGCTCTGTCTGGCAGCCGTGACCGCAGGCGGGAGCGGAGGTGGCTTTTCCTGCGCCGGTTCCTGCCCGCAGCCCCACTTCCCGCCCCACAAAGAGGCCAAGCCGGTCAGGGTGTTTCAAAGCTGGGTTTCATCGCCCCCACCATGGTGGGTGGGATGGGTGTCCCTGTGCAGTGACGGGTTCTGGTTGAGATAAGGGGGAAGTGTTGCCGCTGTGTTGCCCCACTTAAGGTGGGCAGGATGCTGCCCCCTCCTTCATGGCCTTTAgcatcacagctctgctgtgtgccCCCGGGTGCTGTGCCCCCCCCTGCCCGCAGCACGGCTCTGCTGCCCGGGGCATGCAGGTACGGGTGGTGGTGGCCTGTGGCTGGTGGAGCGGGTGCCCTGGCCCCACACTGGGGCAGAGCGACCTGAGCCCACCAGAGCAGGGGGCTTGGCTGTGGAGGCAGAGCCAGAGAAGGAGGAGCACAATTGCCCTGGAGGAGCCGGTTCAAcctgtgctgctccagcccgTGGAGATGAGAGGTTCTGCCCCTCGGCTTGGGCACCAAAGGTGACTTGGGCACCACAGCACCGCGACCCCGGCGTCTCCAGGCTCTCACCTTGGTGGTGCAGGATCCGATGCCGGTGCCATGGTTCACTGCCTGgtcccactgcagcagcccatAGTTGTACTGGCTGGTCCAGATGAAGGTTGGCGCCTGGTCCCGCACTGTGGAGGACTGCAGGAGGGACAGAGGGGACTGGGGTGAGCTGTGcagtccccatcccaccctcaccccccggcccaggctgtgccctgcaTAGTCCAGCCCCGGCCCTCTCCACTAACCATCGTGTGGATGCCATCGGGGTCCTCATCATTCCACTcgtcctcctcttcctctgcctcttcaGGAGGCTCTGGGATGTCCGCTGTGGGCTGAGCCCAGCAGGATGCTGACCCTGGCTCTGGACCCAGCGCTGCCTCCCACTGCTCATCACCTCCActttcctcatcctcctccagcagcttctgccctgctgctgccccgcGCGGGTGCCCACCCTGATGGTGCTGGAGAACTTCACCCAGCCCCGTGCCCGCAGCAGGTTGCGGATGACGGGATATGATCCCTGCACTGAGAAGATCTTCTCTCGGGGAAGGACGCGAGCGCTCAGCCATAAATGCAATAAACACACGTCCGTGGCATattggggggtgtgtgtgatcGGGCCCCACCTCGACGGCCTCCTCCGCCTGCTCTCTGGCCCTCTTCAGCAGCTCCACGCTGACCGAGCACGCACCAGGTCAGAGCTTCATGCCGGAGTCCCGGCTGCTCTGCACCCCCCAGGGGTGCCTCACCGGGCCCAAAGGCCCCACTCGGCCCCCCAACACCACCAGGAACGTCACCTACTCAGGCAGTCTCCCCCCCCCGGCCAGGCTGGGGGGGTCTGTGTGCAAAGAGAGGTTGGCTCCTTCCAGCAATACCCCGAGGGTGAGGGGAGCTGTGTGTGACTTTGCATCCCCCAGGCACCAGCGCATCCCCTCTCCCCTTGGGGACCGAGGTGGGGTCCAGCGCAtggacccccccaacccctgcACCAGCCCCGGCCACCGCGCTGGCCCCACTGCCCATAAAGGGGATCAACACCAGCCCCCCGGTGTCACGTGTGTCACCCCTCAACCTCCCAGACCCCTTTCTCAAACCCTCTCACATCGAGACACCCCccaacctttcgtgccccacatCCCGACGCTCCCCCCAACCTATTCGATGCCCCCCAGCCCCGGTTAACCCCATTTATCCCCCCTTTTTAGGCCACTCCCCCCGCTCCTCCCACCACAGGTCCTGCCCCCACCGTCGGGTCCGCCCTCTCTGCGGTTGCTATGGCGCTCCATAAGGAACCAGCGTATTCCATGGGCCCCAAGTTGGGGGTTCCACGGGCTCTGCCCTCCCCCGGTTCCACATGCCCCGTCCCCTCCGCGGTGGGGCGGGAGGAAGGAGCCTGAGGCAGCGGCTACAGCAAACGAGACCGTTTATAAAACACGACGAGACACGGGCAGCGGCCGGGGCCGCTCTGCCGCAAGCGGGCGCTGCTCCCGGCGCGGCCCCCCCGGCACGGtgaggggcaggcagggcccggcccggcccggcccagccaTCCTCGGTGGGGAGCGGGAGCAGGCACAAGCGTTGGGGAGCCACGGGGTCCTGCACCACGGCCTAGAACTGCAAggcaagaggagaggagaggcgGCTGTGAGCCCCCGTGCGCCCCATCGCCCCGGGGCTGCGGCCCCAGTGGCTGCTGCCCCCCGTCGGTGTGCTCTGGGGATCCCAAACCCAGCACTTCCCCAGCAAAGGGGGGGACAAGCATCCTCCCACCCTGTCCCCAAGAGGGGCTTGGGCACAATGGCACCACTGTCCGCACAGATGGGACTGGGGGGCTCTGAGCATGACTGGCTTGGAGCCCCACACCCCGCTCCCAAAATCCCAACACGAGGGATTCGCCTCCTCCCATTCCAGAGCCTCACGTTCTTGAGGAATTCCTCCGCCACGATGCGGGCCCTGGCGTTGACAGACAGCTTCATCTCGCTGATCTCCTTGTCGATCTCCTCCATGAAGTGGATGACAAAGTCCACCAGC comes from Strigops habroptila isolate Jane chromosome 11, bStrHab1.2.pri, whole genome shotgun sequence and encodes:
- the RPUSD3 gene encoding mitochondrial mRNA pseudouridine synthase RPUSD3, giving the protein MAARLARAVGWRRPRGPEEALGLLEASVVHREGAVLALSKPPGLPVLGRPGELSLAVLLPALRRRLGLPAELHVVKAPARECSGLVLLSGCHRTTEELQQFFTGARQRGQYPATYRAVTVGVPAEPEGEIRTGLCWQQQGDTAVVVPVLAPGRGRLARKEVKNTLTRYRVLGAAGGCALLQLQPKTAFPEQLPVHLTLLLCPALGDHQHSSRVGKVLGVPFLLPPEPTPTRTQMLDEALLQRLGLSPRQLRHLPLHIHLQELVLPQGPIRAPPPPPFLRTLQRLGLPGHSEL